The proteins below are encoded in one region of Oncorhynchus nerka isolate Pitt River linkage group LG15, Oner_Uvic_2.0, whole genome shotgun sequence:
- the LOC115143115 gene encoding thiol S-methyltransferase TMT1A-like: MTCFMNFFTFIFKVVTLPLKLMEVVGIYGIYKRFFPFLIYKISFTYNKKMNDKKKDLFSNLSEFTKGNGPLRILEIGCGSGANFEFYPSGCKVVCTDPNPHFEKYLQKSLAVNDHLTFERFVVASGEDMGAVKDDSVDVVVSTLVLCSVNNIPRTLQEAHRILRPGGALYFLEHVVADPSSWTYFFQHVLQPIWYYFGDGCEVVRATWKHLETAGFSELKLRHIEAPLNFMIKPHIIGYAVK; this comes from the exons ATGACTTGTTTTATGAATTTCTTTACGTTTATTTTCAAGGTAGTAACGTTGCCACTAAAATTAATGGAAGTGGTTGGCATATATGGCATCTACAAGCGTTTCTTTCCATTTCTAATTTACAAGATATCTTTCACCTACAACAAGAAAATGAACGACAAAAAGAAGGATCTTTTCAGCAATCTCTCAGAGTTCACCAAAGGCAATGGCCCGCTTCGCATTTTGGAGATCGGTTGCGGAAGCGGGGCTAACTTTGAATTCTACCCGTCTGGTTGCAAGGTGGTTTGCACCGACCCCAATCCTCACTTCGAGAAGTATCTACAAAAAAGTCTGGCTGTCAATGATCACCTAACATTTGAAAGATTTGTGGTCGCTTCGGGAGAGGACATGGGGGCAGTGAAAGATGACTCTGTGGACGTTGTCGTCTCCACGCTGGTGCTGTGTTCTGTCAACAACATACCGCGAACATTGCAGGAGGCACATCGCATATTGAGGCCT GGTGGTGCTCTGTACTTTTTAGAGCATGTAGTGGCAGACCCATCCTCTTGGACATACTTCTTCCAGCACGTCCTCCAGCCGATATGGTACTACTTTGGGGATGGATGTGAAGTAGTCAGGGCGACATGGAAACATCTGGAGACTGCTGGGTTCTCTGAGCTCAAACTGAGGCACATCGAGGCACCACTCAACTTCATGATCAAACCACATATTATAGGCTATGCTGTCAAGTAA